From a region of the Salarias fasciatus chromosome 6, fSalaFa1.1, whole genome shotgun sequence genome:
- the LOC115390432 gene encoding uncharacterized protein LOC115390432 isoform X1: MNPRRKPFSSCCFHPYLCVCVCVCVCVCVCVCVLRSGLWIICSLETIRSSASCEPRPLHQNTSCWSSTVERRVSGVSVVCQWRVRGVSEVCQRCVRGVSVACQRRVRGVSEACQWRVRGVSVACQWRVSGVSEAYQRRIRGVSVACQWRVRGVSVACVRRVRGVSVARQRRVSGVSVACQWRVSGVSEACQWRVSGVSEACQWCVSGASEACQWRVRGASVACQRRVSGVSEACQWRVRGVSVACRRRVGGVSVARQRRVRGASVACQRRVRGVSVVCQWRVSGVSEACQWCVSGTSEACQRRVSGVSGANRVDPGQWTGLWTGSKPPVAMEAELLEDSLTLQAAGRLSSRSSSKSRQAGGRCAGGGAVPGGPLCRGGRCAGGPLCRGLPLLGPLRVEDGLTVVCR; the protein is encoded by the exons ATGAATCCCAGAAGAAAACCTTTCAGTTCCTGTTGTTTCCACccttatctgtgtgtgtgtgtgtgtgtgtgtgtgtgtgtgtgtgtgtgtgtgtgtgtactgaggTCAGGCCTGTGGATCATCTGCAGCCTGGAGACGATcagaagctccgcctcctgtgAGCCTCGTCCACTTCACCAGAACACTTCTTGTTGGTCCAGTACCGTGGAGAGGCGTGTCAGTGGCGTGTCAGTGGTGTGTCAGTGGCGTGTCAGAGGCGTGTCAGAGGTGTGTCAGAGGTGTGTCAGAGGTGTGTCAGTGGCGTGTCAGAGGCGTGTCAGAGGTGTGTCAGAGGCGTGTCAGTGGCGTGTCAGAGGCGTGTCAGTGGCGTGTCAGTGGCGTGTCAGTGGCGTGTCAGAGGCGTATCAGAGGCGTATCAGAGGCGTGTCAGTGGCGTGTCAGTGGCGTGTCAGAGGCGTGTCAGTGGCGTGTGTGAGGCGTGTCAGAGGCGTGTCAGTG GCGCGTCAGAGGCGCGTCAGTGGCGTGTCAGTGGCGTGTCAGTGGCGTGTCAGTGGCGTGTCAGAGGCGTGTCAGTGGCGTGTCAGTGGCGTGTCAGAGGCGTGTCAGTGGTGTGTCAGTGGCGCGTCAGAGGCGTGTCAGTGGCGTGTCAGAGGCGCGTCAGTGGCGTGTCAGAGGCGTGTCAGTGGCGTGTCAGAGGCGTGTCAGTGGCGCGTCAGAGGCGTGTCAGTGGCATGTCGGAGGCGTGTCGGAGGCGTGTCAGTGGCGCGTCAGAGGCGCGTCAGAGGCGCGTCAGTGGCGTGTCAGAGGCGTGTCAGAGGCGTGTCAGTGGTGTGTCAGTGGCGTGTCAGTGGCGTGTCAGAGGCGTGTCAGTGGTGTGTCAGTGGCACGTCAGAGGCGTGTCAGAGGCGTGTCAGTGGCGTGTCAGGGGCCAACAGAGTGGATCCTGGTCAgtggactggactctggactggtTCTAAACCGCCTGTGGCGATGGAGGCTGAACTCCTGGAGGACTCTTTGACCCTTCAAGCTGCTGGACGGTTGAGCAGCCGGAGCTCCTCCAAGAGCCGGCAAGCCGGAGGCCGCTGTGCCGGGGGGGGCGCTGTGCCGGGGGGGCCGCTGTGCCGAGGGGGCCGCTGTGCCGGGGGGCCGCTGTGCCGGGGGCTGCCCCTCCTGGGGCCGCTCCGTGTTGAGGACGGGCTCACGGTGGTTTGCAGGTGA
- the LOC115390432 gene encoding uncharacterized protein LOC115390432 isoform X2, producing the protein MNPRRKPFSSCCFHPYLCVCVCVCVCVCVCVCVLRSGLWIICSLETIRSSASCEPRPLHQNTSCWSSTVERRVSGVSVVCQWRVRGVSEVCQRCVRGVSVACQRRVRGVSEACQWRVRGVSVACQWRVSGVSEAYQRRIRGVSVACQWRVRGVSVACVRRVRGVSVACQWRVRGVSVACVRRVRGVSVVYQAYQWRVRGVSVACRRRVSGASEARQRRVRGASEARQWRVSGVSVACQWRVRGVSVACQWRVRGVSVVCQWRVRGVSVACQRRVSGVSEACQWRVRGVSVARQRRVSGMSEACRRRVSGASEARQRRVSGVSEACQRRVSGVSVACQWRVRGVSVVCQWHVRGVSEACQWRVRGQQSGSWSVDWTLDWF; encoded by the exons ATGAATCCCAGAAGAAAACCTTTCAGTTCCTGTTGTTTCCACccttatctgtgtgtgtgtgtgtgtgtgtgtgtgtgtgtgtgtgtgtgtgtgtgtgtactgaggTCAGGCCTGTGGATCATCTGCAGCCTGGAGACGATcagaagctccgcctcctgtgAGCCTCGTCCACTTCACCAGAACACTTCTTGTTGGTCCAGTACCGTGGAGAGGCGTGTCAGTGGCGTGTCAGTGGTGTGTCAGTGGCGTGTCAGAGGCGTGTCAGAGGTGTGTCAGAGGTGTGTCAGAGGTGTGTCAGTGGCGTGTCAGAGGCGTGTCAGAGGTGTGTCAGAGGCGTGTCAGTGGCGTGTCAGAGGCGTGTCAGTGGCGTGTCAGTGGCGTGTCAGTGGCGTGTCAGAGGCGTATCAGAGGCGTATCAGAGGCGTGTCAGTGGCGTGTCAGTGGCGTGTCAGAGGCGTGTCAGTGGCGTGTGTGAGGCGTGTCAGAGGCGTGTCAGTG GCGTGTCAGTGGCGTGTCAGAGGCGTGTCAGTGGCGTGTGTGAGGCGTGTCAGAGGCGTGTCAGTGGTGTATCAGGCGTATCAGTGGCGTGTCAGAGGCGTGTCAGTGGCATGTCGGAGGCGTGTCAGTGGCGCGTCAGAGGCGCGTCAGAGGCGCGTCAGAGGCGCGTCAGAGGCGCGTCAGTGGCGTGTCAGTGGCGTGTCAGTGGCGTGTCAGTGGCGTGTCAGAGGCGTGTCAGTGGCGTGTCAGTGGCGTGTCAGAGGCGTGTCAGTGGTGTGTCAGTGGCGCGTCAGAGGCGTGTCAGTGGCGTGTCAGAGGCGCGTCAGTGGCGTGTCAGAGGCGTGTCAGTGGCGTGTCAGAGGCGTGTCAGTGGCGCGTCAGAGGCGTGTCAGTGGCATGTCGGAGGCGTGTCGGAGGCGTGTCAGTGGCGCGTCAGAGGCGCGTCAGAGGCGCGTCAGTGGCGTGTCAGAGGCGTGTCAGAGGCGTGTCAGTGGTGTGTCAGTGGCGTGTCAGTGGCGTGTCAGAGGCGTGTCAGTGGTGTGTCAGTGGCACGTCAGAGGCGTGTCAGAGGCGTGTCAGTGGCGTGTCAGGGGCCAACAGAGTGGATCCTGGTCAgtggactggactctggactggtTCTAA